The Caldicoprobacter guelmensis genomic interval GGTTCGCGGGCTGCTCAGGTCATCTTAGGAACATGGTTACGAGTTGCTGACGATTTGAATAAGGTTTTAAAGGAAATTATGCGAATTTTATAGGCCATGTCGTCATAAATATTTACTGTAATGTTTAAAAGTGAGAGCGGGTGTTATGGTGCAAAATGGCGACATTAAAAAAGATGAAAACGATGTACTTCTGGAGCTGGTGCACAGGTCGTTGATGCTTTTGAGGAGAACCGAAAATTCTCATTTTGATCGTGAAAAAGTGCGCTGGTTAAAGAGCATTTACCTTTATCTGCTGAAGCAGGCAAGGAAGAATAGCGTGGCTTTAAACGGTAGGCAATTGCTGGAACGCATTTTATATCCCCGTATATGAAGGTTTAAAATGTAGCGCTTAACCCCTGTTGGGTACCTTCTGCAGCAGGCGGTCATATAATGAAGTATCCGCTTGTTGTAGAGAATTCCAATGGGGGTATTTGTTTTTATGATGTGGCATGGAAAAATTGCGGTTGCCAACAAAGGAGAGGATAGCATATCTTTTTTGAATCCTCATCGCAGGAGGGAAGAGTATCGAATTTATTTGGAACCAGGGGTGGGGCCATGCGCCCTTGCCAAGATGAAGAGCTCCCCAATTCTGCTGGTAGTCCAGGCTCATGATAACTCATTGGCATGCATTGACTTGGATTGTGGCGTTGTAGAGAAAATTCTGCCTGTTGGGCGGTGTCCCAGCTTTATTACAGTATGTAACAAGACTCACACCATTTACGTTACCAACGCCGACTCCGATTCAATCTCCGTTGTGCATAACGGCGATGACTTGAAGGTGATGAGCCAGGTACCTGTAGGGTCTATGCCCCAGGGGATTGACTGTCATCATTATCTTCCTCTTTTGGCCATTGCCCATATGGATTCGCAGGACATATGGTTTGTGGAAACCGAAGGATATACGATGGTGAAAAGAATTGCCGTAGGTGGCTATCCGATTGCGGTAAAGTTCAGCTCGAAAGGCAATACCCTTTATG includes:
- a CDS encoding YncE family protein; protein product: MMWHGKIAVANKGEDSISFLNPHRRREEYRIYLEPGVGPCALAKMKSSPILLVVQAHDNSLACIDLDCGVVEKILPVGRCPSFITVCNKTHTIYVTNADSDSISVVHNGDDLKVMSQVPVGSMPQGIDCHHYLPLLAIAHMDSQDIWFVETEGYTMVKRIAVGGYPIAVKFSSKGNTLYVGCYFHNHRLLNKVLLVDLCKHVVYREIAVGCMPHRLLETSDGRYLLVASCEAGNLEVVDLVSGSVVHRVKVGEAVGDMALDEGGVCAYVTAPYEGRVCVVDWKAGKKLADIQVGKKPSGIVYLEPVITRREE